The nucleotide window CAGGTGGTGTATGCTATAGCGATGACATTTGGCGTTGTGCCGCTTGTATCGATTCCACTACCATTTATCAGCTATGGGCTGACACCGATGTTACTAAATGCATGTATTATTGGAGTATGCTTAAGTGTTTTTCGTCGGAAATCTTATATTTTTATATAGAAAAATTCTCCCTGTTCGTAAAGAGAACAGGGTTTTTTTCCGTCATTCGACGGATTTACCAGAAAAAGGGTAGAAGTATAATACAGGGGAGGTGATCCAATGCTTGTACATTTAAAGGAGTTAATGATATCCAATACAAAGTATCAAAAAAGTTTGGGAAAGCTCTTGCAAAAATCATCGGATATTGTATTTTCAAATAAATTCCAACGATAAAGGGATTGAGGCACATTTTCATCCATTTGGTGAAGATCATGCATTTGTATTACAAGGTGAATTAACATATGACATTTCATTTGAAAGACAAATTAAGGCGAAAGAAAATAGCTTAGTATTTGGTTGGACGAATTATGTTCATGGTTACCAAAATGACAGTGATCAGCCTTTACATATATTAGTTTTTGCTACACCGAAGAATAATCCTTCGATATATGAAAAAAATATGCTATCTATGCAAAACTTTATCAATATAAGAACTTGGGACTGTTCAACATTTGACGAGATAAGATCTGAAAGGATTACATTTTCCGCATCCCATTCAAAAGA belongs to Solibacillus sp. FSL R7-0682 and includes:
- a CDS encoding cupin domain-containing protein, with the translated sequence MYFQINSNDKGIEAHFHPFGEDHAFVLQGELTYDISFERQIKAKENSLVFGWTNYVHGYQNDSDQPLHILVFATPKNNPSIYEKNMLSMQNFINIRTWDCSTFDEIRSERITFSASHSKDLSDTVMIHLQSKKLIVLPNEIETKDNALYITFHQVEKKLNKK